In Ovis canadensis isolate MfBH-ARS-UI-01 breed Bighorn chromosome 3, ARS-UI_OviCan_v2, whole genome shotgun sequence, one DNA window encodes the following:
- the ARHGDIB gene encoding rho GDP-dissociation inhibitor 2 isoform X1 yields MTEKAPEPHVEEDDDELDGKLNYKPPPQKSLKELQEMDKDDESLIKYKKTLLGDGPVVADPTAPNVTVTRLTLVCESAPGPITMDLTGDLEALKKETFVLKEGVEYRVKINFKVNKDIVSGLKYVQHTYRTGVKVDKATFMVGSYGPRPEEYEFLTPIEEAPKGMLARGTYHNKSFFTDDDKHDHLTWEWNLSIKKDWTE; encoded by the exons ATGACTGAAAAGGCCCCAGAACCACACGTGGAAGAGGATGACGATGAGCTGGACGGCAAGCTCAACTACAAACCCCCCCCACAAAAGTCCCTGAAGGAGCTTCAGGAGATGGACAAAGATGATGAAAGTCTAATTAAGTACAAGAAAACGCTCCTGGGGGACGGTCCTGTGGTAGCAG ACCCAACAGCCCCCAATGTCACTGTCACCCGCCTGACCCTCGTTTGTGAAAGTGCCCCAGGACCAATCACCATGGACCTCACTG GGGATCTGGAAGCCCTTAAAAAAGAAACCTTTGTCCTAAAGGAAGGTGTTGAATATAGAGTCAAAATTAACTTCAAA GTGAACAAGGATATTGTGTCAGGACTGAAGTATGTTCAACACACCTACCGGACGGGGGTGAAAG tgGATAAAGCAACATTCATGGTGGGCAGCTATGGGCCTCGGCCAGAGGAATATGAGTTTCTGACTCCAATTGAGGAGGCCCCCAAGGGCATGCTGGCCCGAGGCACTTACCATAACAAGTCTTTCTTCACCGACGACGACAAGCATGACCACCTCACCTGGGAGTGGAACCTGTCCATTAAGAAGGACTGGACGGAATGA
- the ARHGDIB gene encoding rho GDP-dissociation inhibitor 2 isoform X2, with translation MIKMTEKAPEPHVEEDDDELDGKLNYKPPPQKSLKELQEMDKDDESLIKYKKTLLGDGPVVADPTAPNVTVTRLTLVCESAPGPITMDLTGDLEALKKETFVLKEGVEYRVKINFKVNKDIVSGLKYVQHTYRTGVKVDKATFMVGSYGPRPEEYEFLTPIEEAPKGMLARGTYHNKSFFTDDDKHDHLTWEWNLSIKKDWTE, from the exons ATG ATCAAAATGACTGAAAAGGCCCCAGAACCACACGTGGAAGAGGATGACGATGAGCTGGACGGCAAGCTCAACTACAAACCCCCCCCACAAAAGTCCCTGAAGGAGCTTCAGGAGATGGACAAAGATGATGAAAGTCTAATTAAGTACAAGAAAACGCTCCTGGGGGACGGTCCTGTGGTAGCAG ACCCAACAGCCCCCAATGTCACTGTCACCCGCCTGACCCTCGTTTGTGAAAGTGCCCCAGGACCAATCACCATGGACCTCACTG GGGATCTGGAAGCCCTTAAAAAAGAAACCTTTGTCCTAAAGGAAGGTGTTGAATATAGAGTCAAAATTAACTTCAAA GTGAACAAGGATATTGTGTCAGGACTGAAGTATGTTCAACACACCTACCGGACGGGGGTGAAAG tgGATAAAGCAACATTCATGGTGGGCAGCTATGGGCCTCGGCCAGAGGAATATGAGTTTCTGACTCCAATTGAGGAGGCCCCCAAGGGCATGCTGGCCCGAGGCACTTACCATAACAAGTCTTTCTTCACCGACGACGACAAGCATGACCACCTCACCTGGGAGTGGAACCTGTCCATTAAGAAGGACTGGACGGAATGA